TGGGTGCGGCTCATTCAAAAAGTGCGCTGCTAGCTTGACTTCATTACAGTTCCATTACTCATTCTGTTGTACTGGGACCAAAGGCAAAGCTAGCTAACATTTACCTGAGAGTTATCTTATTGATGTTAGCTGTACTTTCACCTTGCTAATGTCGGCTATTAATTGCAGTAAAGGACCGTGACATCACAGTGTAGACATGACTTCAGTTTACATATATGTTATTGCAGGCAATATTTATCGTAGTCTTCCTTCAAAGTGCCGCAATATTGAGTAATTAAAGTACTTTGTCAAATCAAAATCTCTGGGGAAAGAGGTAACTTAGCTAACGCCACCCCTTGATTGGTGACTGTGGTGTTAGCATTGTAGCCTGTTTGCTAACCTACGTAATATAGTTAAAATCGTGTCAGTAGTTCGGTTACACTGCGAAGTTACTTCGCTGTGGAACAACATGAAACTGTTAACTTCTGTGGTTGAAGTAGCAGCGTTATCAGGCTGTTCTCTCCTAACGCGACGAGGTCTGATGGCTATCAACGTTGACTAATTAACGCTACGACACTTTCTTCCTATTTTGTTTCAGCGCGACGCAACCAAACGTGACGGAGCCAGGATTCCAATTCAACTGCTTAATGCGTATAAAAACttgtaaataaagttattaATCAGAGAAGTCGTACCTTATGACAACGACGTGCGTCAATGTTTAGCAGTGGTCTTGGCTCGTCGTGCTCATATTATTGTCCGGATGTTGAAAGTAAGGCGCTGTCACGCTGCCCAGcgtgtctcttcttcttctgttgaaaTTCCGGTAGGCTGCAGGCTGCGGGGCGGAACACCGCCCCCTTCGGTCAGTCATCGGCCGCTTCTAGTCCAGAAAGGCTCCTCTGCCTCAGAAAGTCAAAGCCAGAAAGCCTCTGCAGATTAAGTCAAAGGTTTTAACCTGCAAAACATTGTCTTCACTGCATTATTGAGGCAGGAGATGTAGAAGCACCATCCAAACACTGTGTTCTAAGGTGCTTGAGCCGATGCAGCCACTTTCTGCAGACAAAATGTGCAATAATAGGACATTACATTCATTATCATGCATACAGTTACTGAACATGTTGAATTAACCATTCACACTTCACCTGTACTTGAAATTTTGACTATGTGCAACTTCTCATACATATTTATATGCAACTCACCAAGAAGCATCTTAAGATATGACCAACTTATGAACCTTTCTGTTAAAattgtttaatttaataattaattaattttactttatAATTTTATACTGTTAGCGTTGCGCAAATTCTGGCATTTTGGATTTTGATATTAttctagagagagagagagagagagagagagagagagagactgctaCCACAGACACAAtccataaacacaaagaaataattgaaaattaaattaattaaaaatagttttaataATATGAAAAGCATTCAGCCTCTGTGAATTTGTAGACGTGAtatttgaattcattttaaatatgatgctgctgcttctgttttctgtttttattcattagtTTTATCTTAACTACACTGGGAGTACTCATAATTTAATTATACCTGAGTATAATGACAATTCagatcatttattcattcgttcactctttcattcattcagtcatctgagtactttcactgaagatatttctgtacttttactcatGTAAAAGTTTGAATGCAGTACTTCTAGTTGTATTTAGCTGTGGTATTTGTATTATAACTTCAGGAATGGATGATCTGAGATATAATTGGGATTCATAACTTATATCTACAACTATCAGAgctactgtgtgtttttcatttacacACGACTGTTCCAACTTTCTGCCACGAGGGGGAGACGTCGCACTGTTTGGCTGCTGGTGAGCACAGAGGAGCTCACTGATCAGTATTGATCAATGTTAAGAGAGATATTAAACACAGAGTCTTCTGGTGCCACTCATCAGTCTTTCATTCTGAAACAGTTTCATTGAAGTGTTCACATGGTAACCCAAatcaagaaagaaaacactatGCGCCTACGAGATTCTgcacaagttttttttgtgtatttcaaTTAACActacaaatgaacaaatgtctGTACACTGAAGTcaaagttagcttagcttagcataaaggcacAGGAAACAGCTCGCCTGGCTCCTTGTGGAGGGAACAGAATCGACCCTCTGACGCACTGACAGCTTTGTCTCACTGTGACGCTGTGAGACCAGAGTCTGGACCTGACAGTCCAGGTCTCCGAGCCGCTGTTTGTGCATCCAGTTGGTTCTTTTCTTCGtccctgtttcttcttctctttgttttttgtgatttcCTGCTGAACATTTTGTCCATGGAGGCGGTGAAAGTGAGCAGAGCACCAGCTCTGGGTTGCTTCAGAGAAAGTGACTCaataaagagacaaataaaagcaagtGTTTAAGTTTTCAGTCAACATTTAACTGTCTACATGAGTGGTTCTAAAACTGGGGGGCGGGCCCTCTCAAAGACCAGACCAGGGAAAAAAGTGGActcaaattattcctttaaagacGCTGTGGGATGTGGACTATCAGATCTTTTCATATGTGTGGTCAGATAAAGAGGAACGACACAAAGGTTCGGGCAGACTGACCGATGAGACGACAACACAGTGAAAGAGTCCGTCCCGTCCACGTCTGTCTAATCTGTCTTCAGATCAAagtcctccctctgcctcagcAGGCCGAGGAAGACTTTGTCTGGATACCGGAAGAAGTTCCTGTTCCGGTCCAGGTCCTGGGCGTTAATGATACGAGTCACCAAAGCTTGTTGTATGGCCGGCGCCTGGCAGGGGTGATGCTGCACACTGTGACTCACGTTCATCTGTGGCTCAATAACTAACAGACCCAGATGACCGCCTTCCTCATCCCTGCTAAATCCAGTGGGGGTGTCGAGTGTCTGTCCGTTTTCCATCCCTGCAGTGGATTCATCACTTCGTCTTGTCAGATTAAGTCCAAAGTCTTCGCTGGATCCGGCTGTTGTGTTACAGTTTCTGCTGATGTCAGCAGTTGAATTAGGTGCGGCAGTGTCGTTAAATGTCTCAGCTGAGATACCTGGACTAACCAGGCGATTACCTGAGCAGGTCACATTGGTTATGTTCAATGTGTCGGTTTGTCTCTGTCCACTGGCCGTCCTGGCTCTGGGTTTCCGGGGTCCAGTCTCCTGAATGCTCCTGTAGAGATAGGCTGTGTAGTCCTGAACCAGGCGACCTAACCCTGACTTATAAGACCAGCGCAGCGACTCAGCTGATCCTAAAGGCACAGAGTTCAGACGAACCTGTAGGAACAGGAGAAAAAGATGCTTTCAGATCAGACCGGGATCTCTCCGGGATCATTTCCACGTAGATGATTCAGCCAATCATTTCGTACAAACCTGAACTTATTTTCATGAGGGGGAACTTTCACATATCAAAGTCTGTGTCCGGGTCTTCGGGAGGAAGATGTAAAATATGAGTAAACGTTGTATCGAACGTTTAGTGTCTCCTGAAGGAGCTGCGCAAAAGCTGCTAAAtttcctcaagtgatgtcacttgagtcagcatttCTTGGGTCTGAAGATCACAAGtttgaaaaggaggaaaatctGGGGGTGTGCTCGAAGTTAGCAGCTCCAGGCTACGTTAGCTGCTACTACCAGCACACCTGAAGCTCTGACTGAGCTGTTGGcagtcgagttgcattgtgggtaatgtagatGTAATGTAGgttttgaatgcatgaatgaaaagtATCATATCTGTGGCTCAGTGACGGCCTTTTAAACGTTCCCCTCTCGGCTGCAGAGCAGATATTAGACTGGAGCAGCCACATGCAGCTGGAGTTTAAAGGTTAGCGTCTGGCCTCACCTGGTGAATCCTCATGTGCAGATGAACTGCAGCTCCTGCCAGCCACTGCTGCATGGACACTGTACTCATTCTCTTCTTCGTGGTCATCCTCTCGTAATGGTCAAGCAGCTCCAGTTTGAGCCAGCTGTCGTAGAGCTCTGTGGTCTCAGCCATCTTCTCCTGGTTGTTGGCGACCCCGGGGACCAGGCGGAGGTAGCTGTGGATGATCCAGCCGATTCTCGAAGAACTGCTGATGCCAAAGATCCTCTTCGCCTGGGATCTCCGACTTGATATCCCCCCCTCTGTTGATCCTTGTGCTCGGACCTGATGGGTCGACAGAAAAGCAAGCCTGTGAGACCATACTCAGACTGTACCAGTATGACAAACACATTAGTTTCCCCCTAAGACTTAGTCTTAGTCTTAAAAAAGCatgagtctgcagccatgctagctgatatctgagctaaatgctaacgtcagcatgctaacatgctcacagcaGCTAACATGTTTAGCAGGAATAATGTTTTCCAGGATTACCGTCTTAGTCTTGTGTATTAGCATATGCagatttgctaattagcactgaagTACAACTGGAGCCTGAatctcattagttttgcaggtcatgaaaacaaacaaatattttgaGCTGCGGATGGCGGCACGTGAAACCTCCAGACCAGCACCAGTCTGCACCAgttttcacaaacacatttcagcaacaACAGAACGTCAGCCTCATGTCAGCAGGAAGAGTCAAAGCTTCATCTGTCTGAGCTGCTTGGACCCTGCAGAGGACAGTGTCTAATAATTCAAAAAGTTTGACCCACTTGTTGGGCCACCTGGTCAAAAAGCAGGGACAGAGCCAGAGCGACAACCCCGACCCCTCCGTGGGCgaccctgctgctgcctcccaGCTGTCCAGTCAGGCTGAGGCTGAAAGCAGACCGCTGCTCGCTGCTcatgctctgctgcaggaaggcGTACTgatgctgcagcgctgctgaCGAGTCCAGCGACAGGAAGCTGGTGAGGACGGGGTCCAAGGAGATGTCCGGGACGATGTTGGCATCTCGAGCCACGTAGAACAGCTCCTGGACGGTGGCCGGAGAAGGAAGACACAAACTGCGAGCCGTCAGGATCAtggctgcatctgtgtgtgtgcgacaggTCGGCCTGTTATCTGTGTTTCTGAGCcgctgtgtgtttacctgcccCAGTCAGAGTGATGTTATCAGCATGACCTGCCCACCAAAGCCCTCAGGGACAGACGCACAAATGCAAAGACCATTTGCTCAAAtggcacacacatactgcagttATGGGAATGTCCACCTCATTTTCATCTTTGGTCATTTACtatctctgcagctgtgatgcAGTGTTGCACCTTCCTCTAGAAGACGTGTGTCTGTTTCTGGGATTTATGTGTGCTGTAACAGTCATTTCATGGTGTGCTGACACTTCTACATGACTGCAGCACGGGGAAGTCAAACCAGCAGAGGCcagaaaaagagatgaagaagaagccATTATGACGAAGGTCCCCCGTGACAAAGTACTTTAAGGCAAACAATCGTCTGTCCCTCCACCCAAACAAGTCCTTTTATTTCCTTAACCTCACCGAACTTTACCCACAGTGTTTATTTCCCATAATCTTCATCTGTCATCTGACCCACAAAGTGAAACAAGGCTTACAGAGACgcactctgcctgtctgtcacatgttttctttgtcattctCACTCAGTTTGgtcacttttctctctttactgCCAAAAGTTGAAAGTACAGGATTTATCTGAGGTGTGCCTCAATGgtggaaaacactggaaattCAATATTTCAGAAGTGTGACAGTGTTCTTGGTGGTTAAAAGGTAACATAACTGAAACAAATATCAGCTTTGGTAACTCCTGTTTCAGaccaataaataaaattaaaatcaaagaaCTTTTATAATCTGACATTTAGACACAACTGCTGAACATTAACCTGACTGTCAATAAGGAAGCAGTCAGCTGTCCAGACATAACTTCAGAGACTCCGGCTGTCTGTagaccagctgcagctgctgaaatcCTGTGAAGATGAGTCAGTacttatgctaagctaagctaacagtctccTTGCACCAGCGTCATATGGAAAGGGAAGACATCAgggtggcatcaatcttctcatctaactaaAGAAAATAGATGTCATTCAGAAAATGTCGAGCTATTTTCTTGACTTTGGTATTAACattcagctgcctgctgctgagTCAGGAAAGGTGTTTTCATATattctgcagctgcactttggATTGAAGAAGCATTCAGCTTGActgcaggattcatcctccagctttctctcttttctatAAATGATTGATAAAAAGCTCCCTGGCTGATGGAAACTAGTCCGACCTGAAGGGTGGATTTAACACAGTATTGTGTCAGACGATGAGTTTCTCGCTGGCATTGGTAGCTTGTTGTCCCATGTCCCATTTCTGAACAATGTAATCTATATTATATTATCGAATTAGAATTACTGATGCTTTAATGTGTGCATCACTTTGATGTTGCAGCTGTCAAAGGTGAAGCTAATTTGATTGACTTCATCAGTAAACTGCTGGGGGACTGAATTTCTCcccagggatcaataaagtctgaacTGATAACAATACATCTGAATTTAATTTGCTgcttatattttgtattaataataatcacatgACAGTGGAGTGAAAAGCCTAGCAGTGCCTCTGAACTGTAGTGAAATATAAGCACAAAGTGTCTtaatactgaagtaaagtacaagtaccagtgcttaagtaaatgtacttactttccaccactgcccCTGAAGCATTAGCAAGTAATTTAATGTTACACATAAACAATAATATTAGCTATTAAAGTACTGGACATTATTGTGAaataatactactactactactactactactactaataataataataataataataataataataacaataataacaaaataaaatgtaactcTGCAATAGGATCATAGTTAATTCCTAACTCTTAAAGTTAATAAGTTATAGATGGCAGATCACAGATCACATCATGATTTGAAGGAACAATAAGCATTAAAGCTTCTGATATATTCTGATCTTCATTGTGCGCAACATTCCCATTATCCTCGGATGGCGAAGGGATGACCCGCCCAACTCtacctctgattggctcacaCTTATCGTGCTACCCTAATCCTAACCAATCGTCACTCGTCATGCCGAAATATAACCAATCCAACCAGCGAAGGCTAGCagcactagccaatcagaggccgAATAGGCGGGTCATTCCTTCGCCGTTCCTATCACATGACCTTCGTCTTCCATGTCCGGTTCTGCGGAACGACATTGTCCAATCCTTAAAACCTAGTCCCTGATGCGGAAGTTAAAGAACTTCACTACAGACTTGAACCAGCGTTTTTGGCCACAATCTGTACGTTTGAAACAGCTCGTCTAAACGACAGTTATTCCACATTGAGGCGTAAATTGAATAAATGTTTAGTTTAGCCATGTCGTCGCGAAACTTCCGTGTTGTCGTCAGGTCGACACTGTTGTCCTGACCCCGGAGCCTCGGTCGTCAGCAGCAGAGCCGCTGAGGAGGTCCGTTCCTGGCTGTGATCGGTGAAGACAGTGTCGGTGAGTACCGAAGCAGCCCTGCAGGTTCATGGCATGTTAAAGCTAACAGGAGTGATGAGACCGTGAGCGTCGTTGTCCCGGTTTACTGACTGCCCTGCGACAGCTCAGCGAAATACTGCAGCATTCATGCTAACTGCCCCACAGACGAGTGGCAAACTAAAGGAAGCCCCGAATACACGAGTGGACTCCGAGTGATGGACTGCGGGCCGGATgccttcagacagagcagagggctCATTCTGAGCTGAGCATCTGAGGTGGTCTCCATCACCCCCACCTAAACACTGAGCATCCATCCAGTGCAGACTCGAGGCTGATGGAGGCTTGAGGTGGAATAACACCTCACTAACAGGCTTCATGGTGGTTTGACCTCATCAGTGTTCAGCCAGCCGTCACTCTGTGACGTCAGGGTCCCACAGAAACCACCATGAAGTCAGTAACTCTAACTGAGTCATCGTCAATAAAATCGTTGCCAGTTCAGACCCTCAGGGGCCCAGAGCCCAGCTGGTCTGTGTGGCCAGTTGCAGGTCGGCCATCTAAACAGAGGGCTGAAAGCCAAGTGgagctgtttcctctttaacTAGCAGCTTATTAAGGTGCAATGAATGAAGTCTGCAAACAGAAGCCTCGTTTCATGTCCAGCTCACATATTCGTACACTCGGGCTTGTGTGTCCAGTGTCCGGAAaggctgtttttgtcattagacattttgttgtttggcGCATATAAACTGTAATAACCTGAAATATCATGAATACACTGTGCAGGCAGCAGCGTGCAGGCGGCAGCAGCGTGCAGGCGGCAGCGACGAGCACAGCGccgcatgcaaacacactcataaaTCAGGGGATGAATTTGTCACTCCAGGTTGTGCAGCATCATGAGCCAGCGGACCGAGCGACGGGGGATACATGTGGACCAGTCAGACCTGCTGTGCAAAAAGGGATGTGGTTACTATGGCAACGCAGCATGGCAGGGCCTGTGCTCCAAGTGCTGGAGGGAGGAGTACCAGCGGGTGCGGCAGAAACAGATCCAGGACGACTGGGCCTTGGCAGAAAAGTAAGACCTTCTGCTGCATCATTACCTCGCTGCCCTCGCAGTTAATATGTGGATGCAGTGAAGTTTTATTCTGTAAATCAGTGGAGCTCGTTatgtttttctcctcattaTAATTCCTGGTTCTTGCTCTGTGAACTGTCCTTGGCATCAGGCTGcagcgagaggaggaggcagcgtATGCCAGCAGTCATGGAGCGCAGACACAGTCCCACTCCCAGTccacagcaccaccaccacacccAGGACACGCCTCTCTGGGACCCTTCTCCAAgtttgaggagaagaagaccAACGAGAAGACACGCAAAGTGACCACCGTTAAGAAGTTCTTCAGCCCTTCATCACGCACGGCTCCAAAGAAAGGTACGTCAGGTGGAGTGCTGTTACCTGTTGAGTCAGAGTGTCCATGTACAACAGTTTTTTATCTGGAGCACAGATCTTTTTCTGATTCATGACCTTCGCTTGCTTTCACAGTCAGTTGGGAATATTATTATCAATCACGTCTGTGAGCACTGAGCACAAAGCTGGAGCTGGCAAGCAATGgacctagcttagcataaagcctggaagcagagggaaacagctagcccgaCTTTCTCCTAATGAAAGAGTACAACCACcaacacctctgaagctcactaacaTGTTAGATCTGGTCTGCCTGAATTGGATCCATGTGGACTCAGACTGTGGAAGGGAAGGTAGCCAATAGTATTACTGTTTCTAAATCCTCATCAGAAACCCAAGAGGGGAAGACGCCCAGTCCGTCCATCAGCCGCCATGCCAGCTTCGATACGGACCAGGTGTCCAAGGACTTTGTGGATTTCTTGAAAAACCTCCAGAAGCCCGGACGGGAGATCCACAAGCAGTGCAGAGCCTTCATCGTGAACATGTCGAGCAAGAAggtcagaaataaagaaatgatctgacCCAATAACAGTCCAACAATGAAGTGTTTTCATCAGCTGCTCAGTACTCCGgccactgacctctgaccttctaACTTCTTGTCTCGTCAGGACCTGAGTGCAGACGAGCTGTCCGAGTGCGTTCAGGATTTCTACCAGAACATGGCCGACCGCTTAATGAGTCACTTTAAAGGTCGGTTCAGAGATCTCATTGGCTGTCGGCTACGTTCGCTCCTTTCCATTAACAAGCGCCTGTAAACTTGACGCCGTGCCgaccactaggtggcagcacCAGCAGGATTTTCCATGTGGCCGGAGCTGATGTGGTCTGATCTGTGTTCCCCAGGCTCTTCAGACTCCGTGGAGCAGGTGATGGACCAGGTGGAGAAGTACATCATGACTCGTCTGTATAAGAGCGTGTTCTGCCCAGAAACCACTGACGACGAGAAGAAGGACTTGGCCACACAGACGAGGATAAGGTTTGCAGGTTTTGGTCTTTATGGAcgtgtttgtttcttttgtcaCATGGTCTTGATTAGTTGCAGTTAAACTTGTGTTCGGCCTGAAGGACCTGCTGTCTGAacactgctgagtgtgtgtgcagctgatcaCACCTGTGAGGGGGGAGGTGACTCTAACTGATGAGTGTGTGATCCAGTGATCTTTGGGCTCAGTCTGTTGATGGTCTGTGTTGCAGGGCGTTACACTGGGTCACCATCcagatgctgtgtgtgtctatggaCGAGGAGATCCCTGAAGTCTCTGAGAATGTGGTCAAAGCGATAACAGGTGAGTGAGTCCTTCAGCCTGAAATTAATACGTCCCACTGACATTGAAGttacatgcatacatttttatttattcagtttatttcgCAGGCACAGATCATATTAATGACCATTACTGTAGGACCTGGCCAGGTGTGAAGCTGGCAACCTGCAGTCAGACTAAAACAGTCTGCAGTATTTATTCTCCACATCCACGTAGATTGAGAACTCGTCTCCAGACAGCCAATCGAATCACTGAGTCTCTCAGCATTGTCTCGCAGGCAGAGCAGACGTCACACGCGGCCGGGCAGCAGCGACACAGGAGCTAACTCGTGTTAGCTTTCCTGCTCAGTCTCCTTCTCTAAGGTGCAGGCAGGTGTTGTGCTTTAGCTGCTGAGCGAGCCACCGAACTAACGGGAAGGCTAACGAGCTGCTCTTCAGGCCCGGTAgatgcaggtgtgtttgttacCTTTCAGTGCTGCTAACAACTCGCTGTCAGCACCTGACatgcaggctgcagcacaggttTGTTGACTTGAAACATCTGAACTCCGGCAGCCTGTCAGCTTCTTTAAGTGGAGGACAGTTTGTATCATTTGTAACTGGGGGCTTAATTTATTCACTAATTAAGAATCCTtgatcagagacagacagatgaagtcAAACTATCTGCAGGGCTGGACACCACGAGAGGGGACTGAGCATGGCTGCAATCACTGATTCAGTCGTTTTGGTCTGTAAATGTCAGACAGTGGAGAAAAGTTTCCATCTTtaaagtccaaaacccaaagatactgAATTCACCatcacagaggaaagaaaaccaGCGGATCTTTACACATGAGCAGCTGGAACCAGTAATGAGTAACAACCATGAAAGTATCTGCAGATCAGTAAACTGTTGGGTGGATGACTTTatttcagctccagcagtgaTAGAAGAGTGTTTAGCTTGTTTCTTCGTCTGTCCCAGATATCATTGAGATGGACTCAAAGAGAGTTCCTCGGGACAAACTCGGATGCATCACACGCTGCAGTAAACACATCTTCAGCGCCATTAGGATCACCAAGAACGAGCCGGCCTCGGCCGACGACTTCCTCCCAGCGCTCATTTACATCGTGCTAAAGGCTAATCCTCCACGACTCCAGTCCAACATCCAGTACATCACCCGCTTCTGCAACCCCAGCAGGCTGATGACCGGAGAGGACGGATACTACTTCACCAACctggtctgtttgtttttatctcctcctctgtcagtcCTTGTCGGAGCCGGTTTGAGCCGCTCTCTATGATTAAACTGAGCCGTGTGATCGTCCCTCTGCAGTTTAACTTTATCAGCTAACACTGACCTACAGGTCCTGATCTGACCTGAGGACAAACACTCACTCCATCAGTGCAGAAGCCCTGAAAATATATTTCATCTCAGTAATGAGATCCTGCATAAACTCAGCGTTTTCCACCACAGTTAGGGTTAGAGTTCCACATCCcaggtttgtgtttctgttggaaACAGCTGTGCTTCTCATGCACTCTGCAGATTGTGAGCTTTGATTGATGCTTATGAAGCGGTTCTCTCAGCTGTGATGCAGCCAGATGAAGTTACTGCTCCCGACAAAACATAGCCGTCCACATAACTTCCTGTTTGACGCTGTTGTTGTAAAGAAACAATCAGTAATCGATGGTCTGACTCTCCACCAGAAAGCGAGCAGACATATTTCCCGTAACGTCAGACTGCTCCCTTAACAGGAATCCCGTCTGGCCGTGTGTGACTGGTTGATGTTCATCGTtccagctgctgtgtctctgttgttttcagtgctgtgcGGCGGCCTTCATCGAGAAGTTGGACGCTCAGTCTCTCAACCTTTCCCCGGAGGAGTTCGAGCGCTACATGTCGGGCCAAGCGTCACCACGATTCAACAGCTCGGAGGTGGACTGGCCCCAGACGGGCCCAACGCCTGGCGTGACCGCGACCAACCCCGTCCTGGCTCAGCTCAATCACAACCTGGAGCTGCTGTCGGGCCTGAGCGGCCGGCAGGAGACGCTGATGGAGGCGGCTCAGAGCCTGCGGGCCGACCTCCTCTCCTGGCCCGAGGGAGTCCGGCGGGAGGTGAGCGACGTCCTGGAGAAATACCCCCTGGAGATTGTTCCCCGCACAGCGTCTGCAATCGATGCCAACAACATGGACGGCGACGGCCTGCCACCGCCCCTCACGCCCCAGGTGTTTGCTGGGTAACGGAGTCACGAACAACAAGAGGACCCCGCTTTGAAACGTGTGCTCGTTGCCTGTGTTTTCACTTACACTGATCAGCCTCACCTTCACAGCAGGGTTCACAACAAACCAGATCAGAAGACACCAGGTTCCACTGAACTCTGACATGAAATTCACAGCATTAACTGACTTACACTGTCTGGACGGTGCTGAGCCTCGAGGAAGGTAGAGCTGGATGACGCTAATGTAGCTTAGCAGTTGTGTTGCACCATATACTTCTATtaacttttctttctgtgacTTTATACTTACTCAAGAGGTTTGTTTTATGGACATTATAAGACAGCAGATGGTGCAAATGTTGATTGAATAAACACTGGAAACTTGTTGTCTCATTAGCGACCAACTACAAACTGacagttagcaagctagctagcatgAGATCTTATTTTGCCCTCTTCACTAACGCTTGTGATGTAAATGAAATTATAAgcaaacagacaggaaggagtAAATGATGGCGCTAAGAGAGACACTGTGACCGAAGCTAGCATGTTTCCAGCctgctagcatgttagctgttACTCTCCAGCTACAATAGTTCACCGACTGGCACAAGAAGGGAGTAAATGTATATAATTGCAGGTAAAAAATAGCTAAATATTctttaagtgtgttttgtgtgacacAAGTACTATGTTAAATTACTCTAGAAAATACATGTAGTGCAGGGGATGTTAGCTTAATATTCACATTAATGCTATCCCCATAAAACCGTGTGAAACAGAC
Above is a genomic segment from Chelmon rostratus isolate fCheRos1 chromosome 14, fCheRos1.pri, whole genome shotgun sequence containing:
- the rabgef1 gene encoding rab5 GDP/GTP exchange factor isoform X2 → MSQRTERRGIHVDQSDLLCKKGCGYYGNAAWQGLCSKCWREEYQRVRQKQIQDDWALAEKLQREEEAAYASSHGAQTQSHSQSTAPPPHPGHASLGPFSKFEEKKTNEKTRKVTTVKKFFSPSSRTAPKKETQEGKTPSPSISRHASFDTDQVSKDFVDFLKNLQKPGREIHKQCRAFIVNMSSKKDLSADELSECVQDFYQNMADRLMSHFKGSSDSVEQVMDQVEKYIMTRLYKSVFCPETTDDEKKDLATQTRIRALHWVTIQMLCVSMDEEIPEVSENVVKAITVLCGGLHREVGRSVSQPFPGGVRALHVGPSVTTIQQLGGGLAPDGPNAWRDRDQPRPGSAQSQPGAAVGPERPAGDADGGGSEPAGRPPLLARGSPAGGERRPGEIPPGDCSPHSVCNRCQQHGRRRPATAPHAPGVCWVTESRTTRGPRFETCARCLCFHLH
- the rabgef1 gene encoding rab5 GDP/GTP exchange factor isoform X3; this translates as MSSKKDLSADELSECVQDFYQNMADRLMSHFKGSSDSVEQVMDQVEKYIMTRLYKSVFCPETTDDEKKDLATQTRIRALHWVTIQMLCVSMDEEIPEVSENVVKAITDIIEMDSKRVPRDKLGCITRCSKHIFSAIRITKNEPASADDFLPALIYIVLKANPPRLQSNIQYITRFCNPSRLMTGEDGYYFTNLCCAAAFIEKLDAQSLNLSPEEFERYMSGQASPRFNSSEVDWPQTGPTPGVTATNPVLAQLNHNLELLSGLSGRQETLMEAAQSLRADLLSWPEGVRREVSDVLEKYPLEIVPRTASAIDANNMDGDGLPPPLTPQVFAG
- the rabgef1 gene encoding rab5 GDP/GTP exchange factor isoform X1, with the translated sequence MSQRTERRGIHVDQSDLLCKKGCGYYGNAAWQGLCSKCWREEYQRVRQKQIQDDWALAEKLQREEEAAYASSHGAQTQSHSQSTAPPPHPGHASLGPFSKFEEKKTNEKTRKVTTVKKFFSPSSRTAPKKETQEGKTPSPSISRHASFDTDQVSKDFVDFLKNLQKPGREIHKQCRAFIVNMSSKKDLSADELSECVQDFYQNMADRLMSHFKGSSDSVEQVMDQVEKYIMTRLYKSVFCPETTDDEKKDLATQTRIRALHWVTIQMLCVSMDEEIPEVSENVVKAITDIIEMDSKRVPRDKLGCITRCSKHIFSAIRITKNEPASADDFLPALIYIVLKANPPRLQSNIQYITRFCNPSRLMTGEDGYYFTNLCCAAAFIEKLDAQSLNLSPEEFERYMSGQASPRFNSSEVDWPQTGPTPGVTATNPVLAQLNHNLELLSGLSGRQETLMEAAQSLRADLLSWPEGVRREVSDVLEKYPLEIVPRTASAIDANNMDGDGLPPPLTPQVFAG